In a genomic window of Callithrix jacchus isolate 240 chromosome 22, calJac240_pri, whole genome shotgun sequence:
- the PINLYP gene encoding phospholipase A2 inhibitor and Ly6/PLAUR domain-containing protein, whose product MRPSRRPGTFLLAFVLLCTLLGLGYPLRCEVCKATGSSCHGKMKTCRRDQNSCMILVGKATSKGKEWVHTYKGCTRSQDCYSGIVSTTMGPQDYLATNSFCCQSDNCNSGFLSVPLTNRTENGLMCPACTSVFKDKCMGPMTRCAGKENYCVALSGHVQAGVFKPRFAMRGCATQSMCYANPGAEVPTASHVLVLSRTECSKAATPEAWRAH is encoded by the exons ATGAGGCCCTCCAGGAGACCAGGAACCTTTCTGCTGGCCTTCGTGCTGCTCTGCACCCTCCTGGGTCTTG GGTACCCATTACGCTGTGAAGTCTGTAAGGCAACCGGGAGCAGCTGCCATGGCAAAATGAAGACCTGCAGGAGAGACCAGAACTCATGCATGATCCTGGTGGGGAAGGCTACTTCGA AGGGCAAGGAGTGGGTGCACACCTACAAAGGCTGCACCAGGTCCCAGGACTGCTACTCCGGTATCGTATCCACCACCATGGGCCCCCAGGACTACTTGGCAACCAACTCCTTCTGCTGCCAGAGCGACAACTGCAACAGTGGCTTTTTGTCGG TTCCCTTGACCAATCGTACTGAGAATGGCCTGATGTGCCCCGCCTGCACTTCGGTCTTCAAGGACAAATGCATGGGGCCCATGACCCGCTGTGCTGGCAAGGAAAACTACTGCGTCGCCTTATCTGGACATGTGCAAGCTG GTGTCTTCAAACCCAGATTTGCCATGCGGGGCTGTGCTACACAGAGTATGTGCTACGCCAATCCAGGTGCTGAAGTGCCCACAGCCTCCCACGTCCTCGTCCTCAGCCGAACAGAGTGCAGTAAAGCCGCCACGCCAGAGGCCTGGAGAGCTCACTGA